The Astyanax mexicanus isolate ESR-SI-001 chromosome 7, AstMex3_surface, whole genome shotgun sequence genome has a window encoding:
- the mnat1 gene encoding CDK-activating kinase assembly factor MAT1 encodes MDDQGCPRCKTTKYRNPSLKLMVNVCGHTLCENCVDMLFVRGSGNCVQCDTPLRKSNFRLQLFEDPAIDKEVEIRKRVLKIYNKRDFDFSSLREYNDYLEQVEEIVYNLTNNVDIERTKQIMEQYQRENRDVIQRNKVKLTREQEELEEILLLEQQDTEQRRLETLQEEQRQLQAKRKNKQALLDELERSQLPASILLAQHKDRAAQLETQIEKQKQSVKPTTIFSTGIPKGQTVSLAPVIRVEEVLYKYQPIHVETYGPPLPELEQLDRLGYLNHVRTATPQDLAGGYTSELACHRALQDAFSGLFTSLV; translated from the exons ATGGACGATCAGGGCTGCCCGAGATGCAAAACCACTAAATACAGGAACCCGTCTCTGAAGCTGATGgttaatgtttgtggacacacacT CTGTGAGAACTGTGTGGACATGCTGTTTGTACGGGGGTCCGGTAATTGTGTGCAGTGTGATACCCCCCTCAGAAAGAGTAATTTCCGACTGCAGCTCTTTGAAGATCCTGCTATTGATAAGGAGGTGGAGATTCGGAAGAGGGTTCTGAAAAT ttatAATAAGAGGGATTTTGACTTCTCCAGTCTCAGAGAGTATAACGACTACCTGGAGCAGGTGGAGGAAATCG taTATAACCTGACGAATAACGTTGACATTGAGAGAACAAAGCAGATAATGGAGCAGTACCAGAGAGAGAACCGAGACGTCATACAGAGAAACAAAGTCAAACTG acacgtgagcaggaggagctggaggagattCTGCTGCTAGAGCAGCAGGACACGGAGCAGAGGAGGCTGGAGACGCTGCAGGAGGAGCAGAGACAACTACAGGCCAAACGCAAAAACAAACAGGCTCTACTGGACGAGCtg GAACGCTCTCAGTTGCCGGCGTCTATTCTTCTGGCTCAGCATAAAGACAGAGCAGCACAGCTGGAGACTCAGATCGAGAAACAGAAACAAAGCGTCAAACCAACCACCATCTTCTCCACAGGAATCCCCAAG gGTCAGACGGTGTCTCTCGCTCCAGTTATTCGTGTGGAGGAGGTGTTGTACAAGTATCAGCCGATTCATGTGGAGACGTATGGACCTCCCTTAcctgaactggagcagctggacAGACTGGG gtaTCTGAATCATGTGAGAACTGCGACGCCGCAGGATCTGGCTGGTGGTTACACATCTGAACTTGCCTGCCATCGAGCGCTACAGGACGCTTTCAGCGGCCTCTTTACATCGTTAGTATAA